From the Cryptomeria japonica chromosome 2, Sugi_1.0, whole genome shotgun sequence genome, one window contains:
- the LOC131074957 gene encoding uncharacterized protein LOC131074957 isoform X1, protein MASSAFRKETTDTYLSNQSEVSSSLGGFIFLCNQYTISQQLQHHLFALPIEYLDRVKAIRPGLPLFLYNSSDRRLHGVFEAACNGGLNLRNPPGKHMSAEQSGRVFESQYPAQVKMHVRERRPSLDIDQVRSVLHPHDHHEFQLELSPTEVESLLRLFDCKNRKVRRCKNAEGNINGKSCFAESPKDEISNICFGSHKATLKVSIYATSTLPSKGMGDKTIFPRYRSILSSNTVPSSNGVLESPARGLKKNETFWRKKEVSTGPVTNNSADCAGMAVLPMGKNGSNSGDELVISEAEANSLQNLNHNINGELLNLSGQKFHERSDTNNRKAFLKSHKICGNQKYVYVESNAQHPCKNFESCKNVEKPRKHNDKEQIFDKEQKQKQKTQQGILEQHLLSSPMSAVSFVPYVLQIPFLYSNVPVADSLSHFCHSSSYSLEEYIYAPLGSSIFSSTHGMLEGNEVNMHALHSEIVQFAHNVRPSDAVYQQVQAAVECVRLEVKHCWPNKDIEVYGSFATGLCISQSDIDVVVVGCQTALETTLEKEGTLSLIRKLAKQLTGCSWCEGLYTIESAPIPVIKLNCNPTVVVSSNEGSCLEPIAIDITIGGRNGLTDKNIHSGVHAREFVLHKLHQFPSLVPLVLLLKSYLHHKGLNTVYFGGLSSYSLTLMLVFYLEQMFPAFPDMSLPSASLKPVETLCLFGKDSSVGEPVIKRAKYVIDQLLRLLDTSVGFPNLGTLLLGFLTYFGSFIDFSRMRIVLQGKDGNPGGIFWQSERQTPAPLYIEDPLRPGVNVGAGSFAMCHVQTAFVEMLQILTRPLPDTLNHTKPISSQSNSLPYLDQLFYKTGN, encoded by the exons ATGGCGTCGTCAGCTTTTAGGAAGGAAACGACAGACACATATTTATCAAACCAATCAGAGGTCTCCTCAAGCCTTGGAGGTTTCATTTTCCTCTGCAATCAATACACCATATCTCAACAACTTCAGCACCACCTTTTTG CTTTGCCAATTGAGTATCTTGACAGAGTTAAAGCTATAAGGCCCGGCTTGCCTCTGTTTCTGTACAACTCTTCTGATAGGCGCCTTCATGGCGTTTTTGAG GCAGCATGTAATGGAGGATTAAATTTGAGGAATCCTCCAGGGAAGCATATGAGCGCCGAACAAAGTGGAAGGGTGTTTGAATCCCAGTATCCCGCACAG GTTAAAATGCATGTCAGGGAAAGGCGACCTTCccttgacatagatcaagttagaTCAGTTCTTCATCCACATGACCACCATGAATTTCAGCTTGAATTATCTCCAACAGAG GTGGAGAGTTTGCTGCGATTATTTGATTGCAAGAATAGAAAAGTCAGGCGATGTAAGAATGCAGAAGGGAATATCAATGGAAAAAGCTGTTTTGCTGAAAGCCCGAAAGATGAAATATCAAACATTTGTTTTGGATCACATAAGGCTACTTTGAAGGTGAGTATATATGCTACTAGTACATTGCCCAGCAAAGGGATGGGTGACAAAACAATATTTCCTCGATACAGAAGTATTCTGTCTTCAAACACTGTCCCAAGTTCAAATGGGGTACTTGAGAGCCCTGCAAGAGGATTGAAGAAAAATGAGACCTTCTGGCGCAAGAAAGAAGTATCCACAGGTCCTGTTACTAATAATTCTGCTGATTGTGCTGGAATGGCTGTACTTCCTATGGGAAAAAATGGTTCTAATTCAGGGGATGAACTTGTAATTTCTGAGGCAGAGGCTAATAGTTTACAAAACTTAAATCATAATATAAATGGTGAGCTGTTGAATCTGTCGGGGCAGAAGTTTCATGAACGTTCTGACACTAACAATAGAAAGGCTTTTTTAAAATCACACAAAATATGTGGTAATCAGAAATACGTTTATGTTGAATCTAATGCCCAGCATCCTTGTAAGAACTTTGAGAGTTGTAAGAATGTGGAGAAGCCGCGCAAGCATAATGACAAAGAACAAATATTTGATAAGGAACAGAAACAGAAACAGAAGACGCAACAGGGGATACTAGAACAACATTTGCTTTCTTCCCCCATGTCTGCAGTGTCTTTTGTGCCATATGTTTTACAGATTCCATTTCTGTATTCTAATGTGCCAGTTGCAGATAGTTTGTCACATTTTTGTCATTCATCGTCTTATTCATTAGAGGAATACATTTATGCTCCACTTGGGTCTTCTATTTTTTCATCGACTCATGGCATGTTGGAAGGTAATGAAGTAAACATGCATGCCCTTCATTCTGAGATAGTGCAGTTTGCCCATAATGTGAGACCCAGCGATGCAGTATATCAACAAGTACAAGCAGCAGTCGAATGTGTACGCCTCGAAGTAAAACACTGTTGGCCTAACAAGGACATAGAG GTTTATGGCTCTTTTGCAACAGGACTTTGCATTAGTCAAAGTGACATTGATGTGGTAGTCGTTGGGTGCCAAACAGCACTTGAAACTACTCTTGAAAAAGAAGGCACACTTTCTTTAATCAGGAAGCTTGCAAAACAATTGACAGGCTGTAGCTGGTGTGAAGGCCTATATACAATAGAATCTGCACCCATTCCTGTAATAAAGCTTAATTGCAATCCTACTGTAGTTGTCTCTTCAAATGAAGGATCCTGTCTGGAACCTATTGCCATTGATATTACCATAGGAGGAAGAAATGGGTTAACAGATAAAAACATCCATAGTGGTGTACATGCAAGAGAGTTTGTTCTCCATAAGTTGCATCAGTTCCCTTCTTTGGTTCCCTTG GTTCTCTTATTGAAGTCATATCTGCATCATAAAGGGTTGAACACGGTATATTTTGGAGGATTATCATCTTATTCGTTGACTCTGATGCTAGTATTTTACCTAGAG CAAATGTTTCCAGCTTTTCCAGATATGTCTCTACCTTCAGCTTCTTTGAAACCAGTTGAAACCTTGTGCTTGTTTGGCAAAGATTCTTCTGTTGGGGAACCTGTGATTAAAAGGGCAAAATATGTTATTGATCAGTTGCTCAGGCTTCTTGACACTTCTGTTGGATTCCCCAATCTAGGGACCTTACttttgggttttttgacctatttCGGTTCATTTATTGATTTTTCCCGTATGAGAATTGTTTTACAG GGTAAGGACGGAAATCCTGGTGGGATATTCTGGCAAAGTGAAAGGCAAACGCCAGCTCCACTGTACATTGAGGATCCTTTGCGGCCAGGTGTAAATGTTGGTGCAGGGTCTTTTGCTATGTGCCATGTACAG ACTGCATTTGTGGAGATGCTACAAATTCTGACCAGACCACTTCCAGACACATTAAATCATACAAAACCCATTTCAAGCCAGAGTAATTCTCTTCCATATCTAGATCAACTGTTCTACAAAACTGGAAACTGA
- the LOC131074957 gene encoding uncharacterized protein LOC131074957 isoform X3 yields the protein MSAEQSGRVFESQYPAQVKMHVRERRPSLDIDQVRSVLHPHDHHEFQLELSPTEVESLLRLFDCKNRKVRRCKNAEGNINGKSCFAESPKDEISNICFGSHKATLKVSIYATSTLPSKGMGDKTIFPRYRSILSSNTVPSSNGVLESPARGLKKNETFWRKKEVSTGPVTNNSADCAGMAVLPMGKNGSNSGDELVISEAEANSLQNLNHNINGELLNLSGQKFHERSDTNNRKAFLKSHKICGNQKYVYVESNAQHPCKNFESCKNVEKPRKHNDKEQIFDKEQKQKQKTQQGILEQHLLSSPMSAVSFVPYVLQIPFLYSNVPVADSLSHFCHSSSYSLEEYIYAPLGSSIFSSTHGMLEGNEVNMHALHSEIVQFAHNVRPSDAVYQQVQAAVECVRLEVKHCWPNKDIEVYGSFATGLCISQSDIDVVVVGCQTALETTLEKEGTLSLIRKLAKQLTGCSWCEGLYTIESAPIPVIKLNCNPTVVVSSNEGSCLEPIAIDITIGGRNGLTDKNIHSGVHAREFVLHKLHQFPSLVPLVLLLKSYLHHKGLNTVYFGGLSSYSLTLMLVFYLEQMFPAFPDMSLPSASLKPVETLCLFGKDSSVGEPVIKRAKYVIDQLLRLLDTSVGFPNLGTLLLGFLTYFGSFIDFSRMRIVLQGKDGNPGGIFWQSERQTPAPLYIEDPLRPGVNVGAGSFAMCHVQTAFVEMLQILTRPLPDTLNHTKPISSQSNSLPYLDQLFYKTGN from the exons ATGAGCGCCGAACAAAGTGGAAGGGTGTTTGAATCCCAGTATCCCGCACAG GTTAAAATGCATGTCAGGGAAAGGCGACCTTCccttgacatagatcaagttagaTCAGTTCTTCATCCACATGACCACCATGAATTTCAGCTTGAATTATCTCCAACAGAG GTGGAGAGTTTGCTGCGATTATTTGATTGCAAGAATAGAAAAGTCAGGCGATGTAAGAATGCAGAAGGGAATATCAATGGAAAAAGCTGTTTTGCTGAAAGCCCGAAAGATGAAATATCAAACATTTGTTTTGGATCACATAAGGCTACTTTGAAGGTGAGTATATATGCTACTAGTACATTGCCCAGCAAAGGGATGGGTGACAAAACAATATTTCCTCGATACAGAAGTATTCTGTCTTCAAACACTGTCCCAAGTTCAAATGGGGTACTTGAGAGCCCTGCAAGAGGATTGAAGAAAAATGAGACCTTCTGGCGCAAGAAAGAAGTATCCACAGGTCCTGTTACTAATAATTCTGCTGATTGTGCTGGAATGGCTGTACTTCCTATGGGAAAAAATGGTTCTAATTCAGGGGATGAACTTGTAATTTCTGAGGCAGAGGCTAATAGTTTACAAAACTTAAATCATAATATAAATGGTGAGCTGTTGAATCTGTCGGGGCAGAAGTTTCATGAACGTTCTGACACTAACAATAGAAAGGCTTTTTTAAAATCACACAAAATATGTGGTAATCAGAAATACGTTTATGTTGAATCTAATGCCCAGCATCCTTGTAAGAACTTTGAGAGTTGTAAGAATGTGGAGAAGCCGCGCAAGCATAATGACAAAGAACAAATATTTGATAAGGAACAGAAACAGAAACAGAAGACGCAACAGGGGATACTAGAACAACATTTGCTTTCTTCCCCCATGTCTGCAGTGTCTTTTGTGCCATATGTTTTACAGATTCCATTTCTGTATTCTAATGTGCCAGTTGCAGATAGTTTGTCACATTTTTGTCATTCATCGTCTTATTCATTAGAGGAATACATTTATGCTCCACTTGGGTCTTCTATTTTTTCATCGACTCATGGCATGTTGGAAGGTAATGAAGTAAACATGCATGCCCTTCATTCTGAGATAGTGCAGTTTGCCCATAATGTGAGACCCAGCGATGCAGTATATCAACAAGTACAAGCAGCAGTCGAATGTGTACGCCTCGAAGTAAAACACTGTTGGCCTAACAAGGACATAGAG GTTTATGGCTCTTTTGCAACAGGACTTTGCATTAGTCAAAGTGACATTGATGTGGTAGTCGTTGGGTGCCAAACAGCACTTGAAACTACTCTTGAAAAAGAAGGCACACTTTCTTTAATCAGGAAGCTTGCAAAACAATTGACAGGCTGTAGCTGGTGTGAAGGCCTATATACAATAGAATCTGCACCCATTCCTGTAATAAAGCTTAATTGCAATCCTACTGTAGTTGTCTCTTCAAATGAAGGATCCTGTCTGGAACCTATTGCCATTGATATTACCATAGGAGGAAGAAATGGGTTAACAGATAAAAACATCCATAGTGGTGTACATGCAAGAGAGTTTGTTCTCCATAAGTTGCATCAGTTCCCTTCTTTGGTTCCCTTG GTTCTCTTATTGAAGTCATATCTGCATCATAAAGGGTTGAACACGGTATATTTTGGAGGATTATCATCTTATTCGTTGACTCTGATGCTAGTATTTTACCTAGAG CAAATGTTTCCAGCTTTTCCAGATATGTCTCTACCTTCAGCTTCTTTGAAACCAGTTGAAACCTTGTGCTTGTTTGGCAAAGATTCTTCTGTTGGGGAACCTGTGATTAAAAGGGCAAAATATGTTATTGATCAGTTGCTCAGGCTTCTTGACACTTCTGTTGGATTCCCCAATCTAGGGACCTTACttttgggttttttgacctatttCGGTTCATTTATTGATTTTTCCCGTATGAGAATTGTTTTACAG GGTAAGGACGGAAATCCTGGTGGGATATTCTGGCAAAGTGAAAGGCAAACGCCAGCTCCACTGTACATTGAGGATCCTTTGCGGCCAGGTGTAAATGTTGGTGCAGGGTCTTTTGCTATGTGCCATGTACAG ACTGCATTTGTGGAGATGCTACAAATTCTGACCAGACCACTTCCAGACACATTAAATCATACAAAACCCATTTCAAGCCAGAGTAATTCTCTTCCATATCTAGATCAACTGTTCTACAAAACTGGAAACTGA
- the LOC131074957 gene encoding uncharacterized protein LOC131074957 isoform X2, whose translation MASSAFRKETTDTYLSNQSEVSSSLGALPIEYLDRVKAIRPGLPLFLYNSSDRRLHGVFEAACNGGLNLRNPPGKHMSAEQSGRVFESQYPAQVKMHVRERRPSLDIDQVRSVLHPHDHHEFQLELSPTEVESLLRLFDCKNRKVRRCKNAEGNINGKSCFAESPKDEISNICFGSHKATLKVSIYATSTLPSKGMGDKTIFPRYRSILSSNTVPSSNGVLESPARGLKKNETFWRKKEVSTGPVTNNSADCAGMAVLPMGKNGSNSGDELVISEAEANSLQNLNHNINGELLNLSGQKFHERSDTNNRKAFLKSHKICGNQKYVYVESNAQHPCKNFESCKNVEKPRKHNDKEQIFDKEQKQKQKTQQGILEQHLLSSPMSAVSFVPYVLQIPFLYSNVPVADSLSHFCHSSSYSLEEYIYAPLGSSIFSSTHGMLEGNEVNMHALHSEIVQFAHNVRPSDAVYQQVQAAVECVRLEVKHCWPNKDIEVYGSFATGLCISQSDIDVVVVGCQTALETTLEKEGTLSLIRKLAKQLTGCSWCEGLYTIESAPIPVIKLNCNPTVVVSSNEGSCLEPIAIDITIGGRNGLTDKNIHSGVHAREFVLHKLHQFPSLVPLVLLLKSYLHHKGLNTVYFGGLSSYSLTLMLVFYLEQMFPAFPDMSLPSASLKPVETLCLFGKDSSVGEPVIKRAKYVIDQLLRLLDTSVGFPNLGTLLLGFLTYFGSFIDFSRMRIVLQGKDGNPGGIFWQSERQTPAPLYIEDPLRPGVNVGAGSFAMCHVQTAFVEMLQILTRPLPDTLNHTKPISSQSNSLPYLDQLFYKTGN comes from the exons ATGGCGTCGTCAGCTTTTAGGAAGGAAACGACAGACACATATTTATCAAACCAATCAGAGGTCTCCTCAAGCCTTGGAG CTTTGCCAATTGAGTATCTTGACAGAGTTAAAGCTATAAGGCCCGGCTTGCCTCTGTTTCTGTACAACTCTTCTGATAGGCGCCTTCATGGCGTTTTTGAG GCAGCATGTAATGGAGGATTAAATTTGAGGAATCCTCCAGGGAAGCATATGAGCGCCGAACAAAGTGGAAGGGTGTTTGAATCCCAGTATCCCGCACAG GTTAAAATGCATGTCAGGGAAAGGCGACCTTCccttgacatagatcaagttagaTCAGTTCTTCATCCACATGACCACCATGAATTTCAGCTTGAATTATCTCCAACAGAG GTGGAGAGTTTGCTGCGATTATTTGATTGCAAGAATAGAAAAGTCAGGCGATGTAAGAATGCAGAAGGGAATATCAATGGAAAAAGCTGTTTTGCTGAAAGCCCGAAAGATGAAATATCAAACATTTGTTTTGGATCACATAAGGCTACTTTGAAGGTGAGTATATATGCTACTAGTACATTGCCCAGCAAAGGGATGGGTGACAAAACAATATTTCCTCGATACAGAAGTATTCTGTCTTCAAACACTGTCCCAAGTTCAAATGGGGTACTTGAGAGCCCTGCAAGAGGATTGAAGAAAAATGAGACCTTCTGGCGCAAGAAAGAAGTATCCACAGGTCCTGTTACTAATAATTCTGCTGATTGTGCTGGAATGGCTGTACTTCCTATGGGAAAAAATGGTTCTAATTCAGGGGATGAACTTGTAATTTCTGAGGCAGAGGCTAATAGTTTACAAAACTTAAATCATAATATAAATGGTGAGCTGTTGAATCTGTCGGGGCAGAAGTTTCATGAACGTTCTGACACTAACAATAGAAAGGCTTTTTTAAAATCACACAAAATATGTGGTAATCAGAAATACGTTTATGTTGAATCTAATGCCCAGCATCCTTGTAAGAACTTTGAGAGTTGTAAGAATGTGGAGAAGCCGCGCAAGCATAATGACAAAGAACAAATATTTGATAAGGAACAGAAACAGAAACAGAAGACGCAACAGGGGATACTAGAACAACATTTGCTTTCTTCCCCCATGTCTGCAGTGTCTTTTGTGCCATATGTTTTACAGATTCCATTTCTGTATTCTAATGTGCCAGTTGCAGATAGTTTGTCACATTTTTGTCATTCATCGTCTTATTCATTAGAGGAATACATTTATGCTCCACTTGGGTCTTCTATTTTTTCATCGACTCATGGCATGTTGGAAGGTAATGAAGTAAACATGCATGCCCTTCATTCTGAGATAGTGCAGTTTGCCCATAATGTGAGACCCAGCGATGCAGTATATCAACAAGTACAAGCAGCAGTCGAATGTGTACGCCTCGAAGTAAAACACTGTTGGCCTAACAAGGACATAGAG GTTTATGGCTCTTTTGCAACAGGACTTTGCATTAGTCAAAGTGACATTGATGTGGTAGTCGTTGGGTGCCAAACAGCACTTGAAACTACTCTTGAAAAAGAAGGCACACTTTCTTTAATCAGGAAGCTTGCAAAACAATTGACAGGCTGTAGCTGGTGTGAAGGCCTATATACAATAGAATCTGCACCCATTCCTGTAATAAAGCTTAATTGCAATCCTACTGTAGTTGTCTCTTCAAATGAAGGATCCTGTCTGGAACCTATTGCCATTGATATTACCATAGGAGGAAGAAATGGGTTAACAGATAAAAACATCCATAGTGGTGTACATGCAAGAGAGTTTGTTCTCCATAAGTTGCATCAGTTCCCTTCTTTGGTTCCCTTG GTTCTCTTATTGAAGTCATATCTGCATCATAAAGGGTTGAACACGGTATATTTTGGAGGATTATCATCTTATTCGTTGACTCTGATGCTAGTATTTTACCTAGAG CAAATGTTTCCAGCTTTTCCAGATATGTCTCTACCTTCAGCTTCTTTGAAACCAGTTGAAACCTTGTGCTTGTTTGGCAAAGATTCTTCTGTTGGGGAACCTGTGATTAAAAGGGCAAAATATGTTATTGATCAGTTGCTCAGGCTTCTTGACACTTCTGTTGGATTCCCCAATCTAGGGACCTTACttttgggttttttgacctatttCGGTTCATTTATTGATTTTTCCCGTATGAGAATTGTTTTACAG GGTAAGGACGGAAATCCTGGTGGGATATTCTGGCAAAGTGAAAGGCAAACGCCAGCTCCACTGTACATTGAGGATCCTTTGCGGCCAGGTGTAAATGTTGGTGCAGGGTCTTTTGCTATGTGCCATGTACAG ACTGCATTTGTGGAGATGCTACAAATTCTGACCAGACCACTTCCAGACACATTAAATCATACAAAACCCATTTCAAGCCAGAGTAATTCTCTTCCATATCTAGATCAACTGTTCTACAAAACTGGAAACTGA